The following are encoded together in the Bos taurus isolate L1 Dominette 01449 registration number 42190680 breed Hereford chromosome 17, ARS-UCD2.0, whole genome shotgun sequence genome:
- the UFD1 gene encoding ubiquitin recognition factor in ER-associated degradation protein 1 isoform X1, translating into MFSFNMFDHPIPRVFQNRFSTQYRCFSVSMLAGPNDRSDVEKGGKIIMPPSALDQLSRLNITYPMLFKLTNKNSDRVTHCGVLEFVADEGICYLPHWMMQNLLLEEGGLVQVESVNLQVATYSKFQPQSPDFLDITNPKAVLENALRNFACLTTGDVIAINYNEKIYELRVMETKPDKAVSIIECDMNVDFDAPLGYKEPERQAQHEESAEGETDHSGYTGELGFRAFSGSGNRLDGKKKGVEPSPSPVRPGDIKRGIPNYEFKLGKITFIRNSRPLVKKVEEDEAGGRFVAFSGEGQSLRKKGRKP; encoded by the exons ATG TTCTCCTTCAACATGTTCGACCACCCGATTCCCCGGGTCTTCCAGAACCGCTTCTCCACGCAGTACCGCTGCTTCTCCGTGTCCATGCTTGCGGGGCCCAATGACAGGTCAGACGtggagaaaggagggaaga TAATTATGCCACCATCAGCCCTCGACCAACTCA GCCGACTTAACATCACCTACCCCATGTTGTTCAAACTGACCAACAAGAACTCGGACCGCGTGACACACTGCGGGGTGCTGGAGTTCGTGGCCGACGAGGGCATCTGCTACCTCCCGCACTGG ATGATGCAGAACCTGCTGCTGGAGGAGGGCGGCCTGGTTCAGGTGGAGAGCGTCAACCTGCAGGTAGCCACATACTCCAAGTTCCAGCCGCAGAGCCCCGACTTCCTGGACATTACCAACCCCAAGGCTGT ATTAGAAAACGCCTTGAGAAACTTCGCCTGTCTGACCACTGGGGATGTGATTGCCATCAATTACAATGAGAAG ATCTATGAGCTGCGGGTGATGGAGACCAAGCCAGACAAGGCCGTGTCCATCATCGAGTGCGACATGAAC GTGGACTTCGACGCTCCCCTGGGCTACAAGGAGCCGGAGAGGCAGGCCCAGCACGAGGAGTCAGCC GAAGGCGAAACTGACCACAGTGGCTACACCGGGGAGCTGGGCTTCCGT GCCTTTTCTGGCTCTGGAAACAGACTGGACGGGAAGAAGAAGGGGGTggagcccagcccctccccagtcAGGCCCGGAGACATCAAGAG AGGAATTCCCAACTATGAATTTAAACTTGGTAAGATCACGTTCATCAGAAACTCACGTCCGCTGGTCAAAAAGGTTGAGGAG GATGAAGCTGGAGGCAGATTCGTTGctttctctggagaaggacagTCGTTGCGTAAAAAGGGAAGAAAGCCATAA
- the UFD1 gene encoding ubiquitin recognition factor in ER-associated degradation protein 1 — MFSFNMFDHPIPRVFQNRFSTQYRCFSVSMLAGPNDRSDVEKGGKIIMPPSALDQLSRLNITYPMLFKLTNKNSDRVTHCGVLEFVADEGICYLPHWMMQNLLLEEGGLVQVESVNLQVATYSKFQPQSPDFLDITNPKAVLENALRNFACLTTGDVIAINYNEKIYELRVMETKPDKAVSIIECDMNVDFDAPLGYKEPERQAQHEESAEGETDHSGYTGELGFRVSAAP, encoded by the exons ATG TTCTCCTTCAACATGTTCGACCACCCGATTCCCCGGGTCTTCCAGAACCGCTTCTCCACGCAGTACCGCTGCTTCTCCGTGTCCATGCTTGCGGGGCCCAATGACAGGTCAGACGtggagaaaggagggaaga TAATTATGCCACCATCAGCCCTCGACCAACTCA GCCGACTTAACATCACCTACCCCATGTTGTTCAAACTGACCAACAAGAACTCGGACCGCGTGACACACTGCGGGGTGCTGGAGTTCGTGGCCGACGAGGGCATCTGCTACCTCCCGCACTGG ATGATGCAGAACCTGCTGCTGGAGGAGGGCGGCCTGGTTCAGGTGGAGAGCGTCAACCTGCAGGTAGCCACATACTCCAAGTTCCAGCCGCAGAGCCCCGACTTCCTGGACATTACCAACCCCAAGGCTGT ATTAGAAAACGCCTTGAGAAACTTCGCCTGTCTGACCACTGGGGATGTGATTGCCATCAATTACAATGAGAAG ATCTATGAGCTGCGGGTGATGGAGACCAAGCCAGACAAGGCCGTGTCCATCATCGAGTGCGACATGAAC GTGGACTTCGACGCTCCCCTGGGCTACAAGGAGCCGGAGAGGCAGGCCCAGCACGAGGAGTCAGCC GAAGGCGAAACTGACCACAGTGGCTACACCGGGGAGCTGGGCTTCCGTGTGAGTGCCGCCCCGTGA